One genomic region from Peromyscus eremicus chromosome 20, PerEre_H2_v1, whole genome shotgun sequence encodes:
- the Tmem74 gene encoding transmembrane protein 74: MELHSLTKRNRPEDLCNAVDWSSGGTFGDQGEEAAVREALCSQKNSTSTPGAAVVEVSRLSSSSEPPTSLLQDNAIQPSFFPPGPPESGSSQVMADRKVCNCCSQELETSFTYVDENVNLEQRSQRSPSAKGSHHPGDLGWGNPNEWSHEAAMSLISEDEDDTSSEATSSGKSIDYGFISAILFLVTGILLVIISYIVPREVTVDPNTVAAREMERLEKESARLGAHLDRCVIAGLCLLTLGGVVLSCLLMMSMWKGELYRRNRFASSKESAKLYGSFNFRMKTSTNENTLELSLVEEDALAVQS, translated from the coding sequence ATGGAGCTCCACTCCCTGACTAAGAGGAACAGACCAGAGGACCTGTGCAATGCTGTGGACTGGAGTTCAGGAGGGACTTTTGGTGACCAGGGAGAGGAAGCAGCCGTCAGAGAGGCTCTTTGCTCTCAGAAAAACTCAACATCCACACCAGGAGCAGCTGTAGTGGAAGTGTCTAGACTTAGCTCTTCTTCAGAACCCCCAACCTCCTTGCTCCAAGATAACGCTATTCAGCCAAGCTTTTTCCCACCAGGACCTCCTGAGTCAGGGAGCAGCCAAGTAATGGCAGACCGTAAAGTCTGCAATTGTTGCAGCCAGGAACTAGAAACGTCTTTTACTTATGTGGATGAGAATGTCAACTTAGAACAGAGAAGTCAGAGATCCCCATCAGCAAAAGGCAGTCACCACCCTGGCGATCTCGGCTGGGGAAACCCTAACGAGTGGTCCCACGAGGCTGCCATGTCTTTGATATCTGAAGACGAGGATGACACCAGCTCAGAAGCCACGTCTTCAGGGAAGTCCATAGACTATGGTTTCATCAGTGCCATCTTGTTCTTGGTCACTGGCATCTTGCTGGTGATCATTTCTTACATTGTCCCTCGGGAGGTGACAGTGGATCCCAATACCGTGGCAGCCCGGGAGATGGAGCGCCTAGAAAAGGAGAGTGCGAGGCTAGGTGCACACCTGGACCGCTGTGTGATAgctgggctctgcctcctcaCACTCGGGGGAGTCGTCCTCTCGTGCTTGCTGATGATGTCTATGTGGAAGGGGGAGCTCTATCGTCGAAACAGATTTGCCTCTTCCAAAGAGTCTGCAAAACTCTACGGTTCCTTCAACTTCAGGATGAAAACCAGCACTAATGAAAACACCTTGGAACTGTCCTTGGTGGAGGAAGATGCCCTTGCTGTACAGAGTTAA